TTCCGCGGCACGTCGGGTCGCGTGGGGCGATCGCGAGCGGTGCAGATCCTCGGCCGCAGGGAGGATGTCTAGATGGCCGACCAGGGTATGGGTCCCGGCGGCGCGGGTGCTCCCGACGCTGCGTCGGAGATGATCGAACACGCCCGGAGCGTGGGCGCGGGCACCGGCGGCGGAACCGGACTCGACATGCTGATGAACGTCGAGTTGCAGCTCACCGTGGAACTCGGGCGCTGCCGGATGAAGATCCACGACATCGTGAACCTCGGATCGGGGTCGGTGGTCGAGTTGTCGAAGCTCGCCAGCGAGCCGGTCGACATCCTCGTCAACGATTCGGTCTTCGCCCGGGGCGAGGTCGTCGTCATGGTGGACCACTTCGCGGTGAAGATCACCGAACTGGCCGATCGGCCCGACCTGGGCCAGGAGGGCTGAGGAGCGCATGGAATCGTCGGCCTGGCAGTGGTTCGCGGCGACCATCGCGGTCATCGCCCTGGTGCTGATCCTGGCCCACGGAGTGCGCTTCGTGCTCGACCGCAATCGCAGCACGCG
The sequence above is a segment of the Candidatus Krumholzibacteriia bacterium genome. Coding sequences within it:
- the fliN gene encoding flagellar motor switch protein FliN, with translation MADQGMGPGGAGAPDAASEMIEHARSVGAGTGGGTGLDMLMNVELQLTVELGRCRMKIHDIVNLGSGSVVELSKLASEPVDILVNDSVFARGEVVVMVDHFAVKITELADRPDLGQEG